A window of the Bradyrhizobium ottawaense genome harbors these coding sequences:
- a CDS encoding tRNA (cytidine(34)-2'-O)-methyltransferase → MQIALFQPDIPQNTGTILRLCACLDVAAHIIEPAGFPVSDRHFRRAGMDYLDQVSITRHDSWSKFEQWRNEAGFRLVLLTTKAASSYLDYRYGRDDILLLGRESAGVPDEVAAAADARLVIPIKPGLRSLNVAMAAAMALGEAVRQTGSAIQR, encoded by the coding sequence ATGCAGATCGCCCTTTTCCAGCCTGACATCCCCCAGAACACGGGGACGATTCTACGCCTCTGCGCCTGTCTGGATGTGGCGGCCCATATTATCGAGCCGGCCGGGTTTCCGGTGTCCGACCGGCATTTCCGCCGGGCGGGCATGGACTATCTCGACCAGGTGTCGATCACCCGTCACGACTCATGGTCAAAATTCGAACAATGGCGTAACGAGGCGGGCTTCCGGCTGGTGCTGCTTACAACCAAGGCGGCCAGTTCCTATCTGGATTACCGCTACGGCCGGGACGATATCCTGCTGTTGGGGCGGGAATCCGCTGGTGTTCCCGACGAGGTCGCCGCCGCTGCCGATGCGCGGCTGGTGATCCCGATCAAGCCCGGTTTGCGCTCGCTGAATGTGGCGATGGCCGCTGCCATGGCATTGGGCGAGGCGGTGCGGCAGACCGGTTCCGCGATCCAGCGATAA
- the petA gene encoding ubiquinol-cytochrome c reductase iron-sulfur subunit yields the protein MTTASSADHPTRRDFLFVATGAVAAVGAAATVWPLISQMNPDASTIAAGAPIEVDLAPIAEGQDIKVFWRGKPIYISHRTKKQIDEARSVPVSSLPDPATDQSRVKDGHDQWLVVIGICTHLGCIPIAHEGNYDGFFCPCHGSQYDSSGRIRQGPAPANLPVPPYAFVSDSKIQIG from the coding sequence GTGACGACAGCGTCTTCGGCGGACCATCCGACACGCCGTGATTTCCTTTTTGTTGCAACGGGAGCCGTCGCCGCCGTCGGCGCAGCCGCCACCGTGTGGCCGCTGATCTCCCAGATGAACCCGGACGCCTCGACCATTGCGGCCGGCGCGCCGATCGAGGTCGATCTGGCTCCGATTGCCGAAGGACAGGACATCAAGGTGTTCTGGCGCGGCAAGCCGATCTACATCAGCCACCGTACCAAGAAGCAGATCGACGAAGCCCGCAGCGTGCCGGTTTCGAGCCTGCCCGATCCGGCCACCGATCAATCGCGGGTCAAGGACGGCCACGACCAGTGGCTCGTCGTCATCGGCATCTGCACCCATCTCGGCTGCATCCCGATCGCCCATGAGGGCAATTACGACGGCTTCTTCTGCCCCTGCCACGGTTCGCAGTACGACTCCTCGGGCCGTATTCGCCAGGGGCCGGCTCCGGCCAACCTGCCGGTACCGCCCTATGCCTTCGTTTCCGATAGCAAAATCCAGATCGGCTAA